The Sander vitreus isolate 19-12246 chromosome 5, sanVit1, whole genome shotgun sequence genome includes a region encoding these proteins:
- the ubl4a gene encoding ubiquitin-like protein 4A — MILTVKPLQGKECSVQVTEDEKVSSVKELVSERLNIPANQQRLLYKGKALADEHRLSDYSIGPEAKLNLVIRPVGERTGASGMAAGSSSSSSSSTHGRVWQTVSTILARHFSPSDAAKVHEQLIKDYERSLRQLSLDDIERLAGRLLHPDTEGMDTSYMD; from the exons ATGATCCTTACCGTGAAACCGCTTCAAGGAAAAGAATGCAGCGTACAG GTGACTGAAGACGAAAAGGTCTCCTCAGTGAAGGAACTTGTGTCAGAACGTCTCAACATACCAGCGAACCAGCAGCGGTTGCTCTATAAAGGGAAAGCGCTTGCAG ATGAGCACAGACTGAGTGATTACTCCATTGGGCCAGAGGCTAAATTGAATCTGGTTATCCGTCCAGTGGGGGAGAGGACTGGAGCGTCAGGGATGGCtgccggcagcagcagcagcagcagcagcagcacgcaCGGAAGAGTGTGGCAGACGGTGTCCACTATTCTTGCTCGACACTTTAGTCCATCAGATGCTGCAAAAGTCCATGAACAGCTTATTAAG GACTATGAACGCTCCCTTCGACAACTTAGTCTCGATGACATTGAGCGCTTGGCGGGACGACTGCTTCACCCCGACACCGAGGGCATGGACACCTCATACATGGACTAA